A window of Sulfurimonas gotlandica GD1 contains these coding sequences:
- a CDS encoding thiamine pyrophosphate-dependent enzyme encodes MSHVFDRKDVDVAWCPGCGNFGILKLIKEVLEELGSDHRSSVIVSGIGQAAKTPYYIDVNMYGVLHGRALPVATAIKVANPELNVIAEGGDGDMYGEGGNHFLHTIRRNVDIVHIVHNNMVYGLTKGQASPTSQKGFKTKVQVDGVGNEPFNPLSVALALNAGFVSRVNIGNSAHAKEVIKAAFMHKGYALVDIFQPCVTFNKTNTYKWFKENTYLLDATHDRSDMASAMSKAFEAMPMPLGVLYKNESVTFEQRIRKGETTPLYASKHDLGEIQKKFESF; translated from the coding sequence ATGAGCCATGTATTTGATCGTAAAGATGTAGATGTAGCTTGGTGTCCTGGGTGTGGTAACTTTGGCATCTTGAAACTTATTAAAGAAGTTCTTGAAGAGTTAGGCTCTGATCATCGCAGCAGTGTTATAGTCTCAGGTATCGGACAAGCTGCAAAAACTCCTTACTACATAGATGTAAACATGTATGGAGTTCTTCACGGTAGAGCGCTTCCTGTTGCCACCGCTATAAAGGTTGCAAATCCTGAGTTAAATGTTATAGCAGAGGGTGGTGATGGTGATATGTATGGCGAAGGAGGAAATCATTTTCTTCATACTATCAGACGTAATGTTGACATAGTCCACATAGTTCATAACAACATGGTTTACGGACTAACAAAAGGTCAAGCTTCTCCTACGAGTCAAAAGGGCTTTAAAACAAAAGTGCAGGTCGATGGAGTAGGTAATGAACCATTTAATCCTTTGAGTGTTGCCTTGGCTCTAAATGCAGGCTTTGTATCACGTGTAAATATTGGAAACTCCGCTCATGCAAAAGAAGTGATAAAAGCTGCTTTTATGCATAAGGGTTATGCACTTGTAGATATCTTTCAGCCATGTGTTACTTTTAATAAGACAAACACATATAAGTGGTTTAAAGAAAATACCTACCTGCTAGATGCAACTCATGACCGGAGTGATATGGCATCTGCTATGAGTAAAGCTTTTGAAGCGATGCCGATGCCTCTTGGCGTCTTATATAAAAATGAAAGTGTGACGTTTGAGCAACGCATCCGAAAAGGTGAGACTACTCCGCTATATGCATCTAAGCATGATCTTGGGGAGATTCAGAAGAAGTTTGAGAGTTTTTAA
- a CDS encoding SprT-like domain-containing protein — protein MFTKKLELFFLAVIIIAILVLSKNYYDNYMFSTNDIPESYKKRIVDKEQEVLQLMQSNYGFSFRVPIIVTDKFKGRLYGITAYKNGEIKIYLNKKVMQESMDYMVDSVIAHEYAHALIFKLGMRDREKDGHSKEWQEACEKLGGVNCEQYVNSQDVVMGKLPF, from the coding sequence ATGTTTACAAAAAAACTAGAACTATTCTTTTTAGCTGTTATTATTATCGCTATTTTAGTGCTATCTAAAAACTACTACGATAACTATATGTTTTCAACTAATGATATACCAGAGAGCTATAAAAAACGCATAGTAGATAAAGAGCAAGAAGTACTTCAACTTATGCAGAGTAACTACGGCTTTTCTTTCAGAGTTCCCATCATCGTTACAGATAAGTTCAAGGGAAGATTATATGGAATCACTGCTTATAAAAATGGCGAGATAAAGATATATCTGAACAAGAAAGTGATGCAAGAAAGTATGGACTATATGGTCGATAGTGTTATAGCTCATGAATATGCTCACGCTCTTATTTTTAAGCTTGGTATGAGAGATAGAGAGAAAGACGGGCACTCTAAAGAGTGGCAAGAAGCCTGCGAAAAACTAGGCGGAGTAAACTGTGAGCAGTATGTAAACAGCCAAGATGTTGTGATGGGTAAACTACCCTTTTAA
- a CDS encoding TraR/DksA family transcriptional regulator, translated as MTKEQRQKIKEKIIQDLDAMQKEIDELQDKIKPIAPDCSLGRLTRQEMMQEQQVNEHALHEAQIRVNKLKYAIQKIGKDGYGICAECEEEIIFGRLMLLPESTHCVACISQLNR; from the coding sequence ATGACAAAAGAACAACGACAAAAGATCAAAGAAAAAATCATACAAGATCTTGATGCTATGCAAAAAGAGATAGATGAACTTCAAGATAAGATAAAACCTATTGCACCTGACTGCTCACTTGGAAGACTTACTCGTCAAGAGATGATGCAAGAACAACAGGTAAACGAGCACGCACTTCATGAAGCCCAAATAAGGGTAAACAAACTCAAATACGCAATTCAAAAAATCGGTAAAGATGGTTATGGCATCTGTGCAGAGTGTGAAGAAGAGATTATCTTTGGTCGTCTAATGCTACTGCCTGAATCAACTCACTGTGTTGCTTGCATCTCCCAACTGAACCGCTAA
- a CDS encoding OprD family outer membrane porin — translation MKKIAISIAVLAGTMVLQAADTPEVKETALLGGGVVSGQLKVMHIISDKDNAWTPNDGSGYLGTLKYVTPEVLDGLKFGAAFYINGDTGLTKWDAGKQNALGMFTATQGQDKSELGQAYVEYKHDMLNFKGGRQILSTPLTKIKWSLMPNFYDAYMLGTEKVPGFSFNLGHITRMSYGSRAATDWSLIGEKTKTAGVSRPMETQSATGIVQAEFHSLAEGAGVAKNTAGMTVVGATYNGVEGLTVSLWDYYAWDIANMIYADIDYKFPVVKGTNLALSAQYLKQSEVGDKLAGKLNYNLMGAKAKIGNKKWSVYAAYNKSNDNDNDGNTFIKSGFLNAWGADPAYTSSLFSRNAYRQDVSAYKVGGHYTIMKGLKIMASYANYGKSKTTAYSPSNLVANNDATEADIILAYKPTKAWMLKVFNAIRTSEYDSSATAEKKMNHFRAVASYDF, via the coding sequence ATGAAAAAAATAGCTATATCAATAGCAGTACTTGCAGGAACTATGGTTCTTCAAGCGGCAGATACTCCAGAAGTAAAAGAAACAGCACTATTAGGTGGAGGTGTTGTTTCAGGTCAACTAAAAGTAATGCACATTATTAGCGATAAAGATAATGCTTGGACACCAAATGACGGTAGTGGTTACTTAGGTACATTAAAATATGTGACTCCGGAAGTTCTGGACGGTCTTAAATTTGGAGCTGCTTTTTACATCAATGGTGATACTGGTCTAACTAAATGGGATGCAGGTAAGCAAAATGCGCTGGGAATGTTTACAGCTACACAAGGACAAGATAAATCAGAACTTGGTCAAGCTTATGTAGAGTACAAACATGACATGCTTAACTTTAAAGGTGGACGTCAAATATTGAGTACACCACTTACAAAGATTAAATGGTCTCTAATGCCAAACTTCTATGATGCATACATGTTAGGAACTGAAAAAGTTCCTGGTTTTTCATTTAACCTTGGTCATATTACAAGAATGTCTTACGGTTCTAGAGCAGCTACTGACTGGAGTTTAATCGGTGAAAAGACTAAGACTGCTGGTGTTTCAAGACCAATGGAGACACAGAGTGCTACAGGTATAGTGCAAGCTGAGTTCCATAGTCTTGCAGAAGGTGCAGGAGTTGCTAAAAACACAGCGGGTATGACAGTAGTTGGAGCAACATATAACGGTGTTGAAGGTCTAACTGTATCTCTATGGGACTACTATGCATGGGATATTGCAAATATGATCTATGCTGATATTGACTACAAGTTTCCTGTAGTTAAGGGAACAAACCTTGCACTTAGTGCTCAGTACCTGAAGCAGAGTGAAGTTGGTGATAAACTTGCTGGAAAACTCAACTATAACCTGATGGGTGCTAAAGCAAAAATAGGTAACAAAAAATGGTCAGTTTATGCTGCTTACAATAAGTCAAATGACAATGACAACGATGGAAATACATTTATAAAAAGCGGTTTTTTAAATGCATGGGGTGCGGATCCTGCTTATACAAGTTCACTTTTCTCTCGTAATGCTTACAGACAAGATGTTAGTGCTTATAAAGTCGGTGGACACTACACAATCATGAAAGGTCTAAAAATCATGGCAAGTTATGCTAACTACGGTAAGTCTAAAACAACTGCTTACTCACCTTCAAACTTGGTTGCTAACAACGATGCAACTGAAGCTGATATTATCCTAGCTTACAAACCGACTAAAGCATGGATGCTAAAAGTATTTAATGCAATCAGAACTAGTGAGTACGATAGCAGTGCAACAGCAGAGAAAAAAATGAATCACTTTCGTGCTGTAGCTTCATACGATTTCTAA